A window of Paenibacillus sp. 19GGS1-52 contains these coding sequences:
- a CDS encoding ABC transporter ATP-binding protein: protein MSLLATKIPEILLENVEMRYQTDTADVLALHNVSLDIAKGEFVSLLGPSGCGKTTLLRLMADLITPTGGNITVAGKSAREARLAQKYGIVFQSPVLYDWRKVKHNITLPLELLGVKKSIREDKAMELLELVGLQGFADKYPWQLSGGMQQRVAIARALSMEPEILLMDEPFSALDEFTRERLNEELLSVWSKVKSTIVFVTHSIPESIFLSDRVFVLSPHPGRLSAIVDIPLPRPRTAEMRNSPQFFELIARIRDSFEGV, encoded by the coding sequence ATGTCATTATTAGCGACTAAAATTCCTGAAATACTACTGGAAAATGTTGAGATGCGCTATCAGACTGATACGGCTGATGTGCTTGCACTGCATAATGTGAGTCTTGATATCGCGAAGGGAGAGTTTGTCTCTCTGCTCGGGCCTTCCGGTTGCGGCAAAACAACGCTGCTCAGACTGATGGCAGATCTTATAACACCAACTGGCGGCAACATTACCGTGGCTGGCAAAAGCGCACGAGAAGCCAGGCTAGCTCAGAAGTATGGAATTGTATTCCAGAGTCCAGTGTTATACGACTGGCGGAAGGTGAAGCATAATATCACCTTGCCACTTGAGCTGTTGGGAGTGAAGAAGTCTATCCGCGAGGACAAAGCGATGGAACTACTGGAACTGGTGGGTTTGCAAGGCTTCGCGGACAAGTATCCATGGCAGCTAAGTGGAGGCATGCAGCAGCGGGTAGCTATCGCCAGAGCACTGTCGATGGAGCCGGAAATACTACTAATGGATGAACCGTTCTCCGCGCTTGATGAATTTACACGTGAACGCTTGAATGAAGAGCTGTTGTCTGTCTGGTCCAAGGTGAAGAGCACGATCGTATTTGTAACGCACAGTATTCCTGAATCTATTTTTCTATCGGATCGGGTCTTCGTGCTTTCCCCTCATCCGGGACGATTGTCTGCGATTGTAGATATTCCTCTGCCGCGTCCGCGTACGGCGGAGATGAGAAACAGCCCGCAGTTTTTCGAACTGATCGCGCGTATTCGCGACAGTTTCGAAGGGGTGTAA
- a CDS encoding ABC transporter permease, translating into MKGNSVFLRDRVLPLLVWVFGLLILWEAASWMLLHVAKAPLAQSKLPYVHEVISTLWKYGGTLLKEGSATFGNAGVGFLIGAVAGVVLAVLMSLSKTIEQLTFPYAVASQMIPILGLAPIIYGIVRDEQISRVIISGYITFFPVSLNMLRGLRSVDLSALELMHSYAAKPWAVYWKLRFPAALPGLFSGLKIAAPLAVTGAILVELMGAQHGIGVIMLRNLYYGPSNTYMFWSTVIVSALLGIVSYGLMTLIERLVAPWQPEFRPKGGSH; encoded by the coding sequence ATGAAGGGCAACAGTGTATTTTTGCGGGACCGTGTACTGCCGCTCTTGGTTTGGGTATTTGGACTGCTTATATTATGGGAGGCGGCATCCTGGATGTTGCTGCATGTGGCGAAAGCCCCGCTGGCTCAGTCCAAGCTGCCTTATGTTCATGAAGTAATATCTACCCTCTGGAAGTATGGAGGTACGCTGCTGAAGGAAGGTTCAGCCACCTTCGGCAATGCTGGAGTCGGGTTCTTAATCGGTGCTGTGGCTGGCGTTGTGCTAGCCGTACTGATGAGTCTGTCCAAGACGATAGAACAGTTGACCTTTCCTTATGCCGTTGCCTCACAAATGATTCCGATACTCGGTCTTGCGCCAATTATTTACGGCATTGTGCGTGACGAGCAAATCTCGCGGGTCATTATCTCCGGATATATCACGTTCTTCCCGGTTTCCCTTAATATGCTGCGTGGTTTGCGCAGTGTTGATCTCTCCGCGCTGGAATTAATGCACTCTTATGCCGCCAAACCTTGGGCAGTTTACTGGAAGCTACGTTTTCCTGCTGCATTGCCTGGTTTGTTCAGTGGACTCAAGATTGCTGCTCCGCTCGCTGTAACAGGTGCAATTCTGGTGGAACTCATGGGTGCACAGCATGGGATTGGTGTCATTATGCTGCGCAATCTCTATTATGGTCCTTCTAATACCTACATGTTCTGGTCTACGGTGATTGTAAGTGCTTTGCTCGGTATTGTGAGCTATGGACTGATGACTTTAATAGAACGTCTGGTGGCACCTTGGCAGCCGGAATTCCGCCCGAAAGGAGGTAGCCACTAA
- a CDS encoding ABC transporter permease, producing MESNAVRESSLLAASGKEVLHTPSVTANEKHSMGPGLAAGPDKQGKTRRPLKWLNTGVILPLLAGILFLVLWEEQIFHKIFDLKKYQLPIPSTIAAAMRENFSLLLSFTGYTLTEAVLGMLVGSTCGFLIALAATAWPRWGGGSLTMVAALNAVPIVALAPIMNLWFGDGIGSRVAIVTATTMAAMAINAYKGMAAVDPLALDLMHSYAANKPAVFRYLRIQNSLPYVFTALKINATASMIGAIVGEFFFSSRGLGYLLSNSIKVAKMPLGWSCIVLAAIAGVIFYLIVERLEKVFIKWHPSQRA from the coding sequence ATGGAAAGCAATGCTGTACGGGAATCCTCACTTCTAGCTGCTTCCGGTAAAGAGGTGCTGCATACTCCCTCCGTAACTGCGAATGAGAAGCATTCTATGGGGCCGGGGCTTGCCGCAGGTCCTGATAAACAAGGGAAAACGCGGCGTCCCTTGAAATGGCTGAACACCGGTGTGATTTTACCTTTGCTCGCTGGCATTCTGTTTCTTGTCTTGTGGGAGGAGCAAATCTTTCATAAAATTTTTGATCTGAAGAAATATCAGTTGCCTATACCGTCAACAATAGCGGCGGCGATGAGGGAAAATTTTAGCTTGCTGTTATCCTTTACGGGTTACACGCTAACAGAAGCTGTACTGGGAATGCTGGTCGGTTCCACCTGTGGCTTCCTGATTGCTTTGGCAGCTACAGCTTGGCCCCGTTGGGGAGGTGGCAGCCTGACAATGGTCGCGGCGTTGAATGCCGTGCCTATCGTTGCACTGGCCCCCATTATGAACCTGTGGTTCGGGGACGGGATTGGGTCGAGAGTGGCAATAGTAACCGCAACAACCATGGCTGCGATGGCAATTAATGCTTACAAAGGGATGGCGGCTGTTGATCCGCTGGCTCTTGACCTAATGCATTCCTACGCTGCGAATAAACCGGCAGTGTTCCGCTACTTGCGTATTCAGAACAGTCTTCCTTATGTCTTCACGGCATTGAAGATTAATGCTACAGCCAGTATGATCGGGGCCATTGTTGGAGAGTTCTTCTTCTCTTCACGCGGTCTTGGGTATTTGCTCTCCAACTCCATCAAAGTAGCCAAAATGCCGCTCGGCTGGTCTTGCATCGTTCTAGCCGCTATTGCCGGAGTAATCTTCTACCTGATCGTTGAACGGCTGGAGAAAGTGTTTATTAAATGGCACCCGTCTCAGCGGGCATAA
- a CDS encoding ABC transporter substrate-binding protein, translating to MNGKKRNFRGGLLAVTMILVVSLMAGCGGNNNNSAAEATAAPAANATTEPTAAPTTEPAADPVTVKLQLKWVPQAQFAGYFVAQDKGYYKDEGLNVEILPGGPDIVPEQQVAGGSADIGVDWVASLLTSQEQEMPLVQIAQIFQKSGLVLVSKKATGISTPADLKGKKVGNWMGGNEFEILALFDKYKLDSNKDIKFTKQGFTMDQFLGGDIDVASAMTYNEYQIVLESGIKAEDLNVIDMNDEGVAMLEDNLFANKEWLAANKETAAKFVRASLKGWKDAIADPAAAVDSVMKLAEAGSTTKEHQLTMMNEVAKLILPEGFDSAKMGYTDAAAFKQTADIALQFGVIKKASNVDEAYTNEIVEMAAK from the coding sequence ATGAACGGGAAAAAAAGAAATTTTCGTGGTGGGCTGTTGGCGGTAACAATGATATTGGTGGTCTCTTTGATGGCAGGTTGTGGAGGAAATAATAACAATTCGGCGGCTGAAGCTACGGCTGCTCCGGCAGCGAATGCTACTACTGAACCTACTGCGGCGCCAACGACTGAACCTGCGGCTGATCCAGTGACGGTTAAGCTGCAGCTGAAATGGGTGCCACAGGCGCAATTCGCTGGTTATTTTGTCGCTCAGGATAAAGGTTATTACAAGGATGAAGGGCTTAATGTAGAAATCTTGCCCGGCGGTCCGGATATCGTACCTGAACAACAGGTGGCGGGCGGATCTGCAGACATCGGTGTGGACTGGGTTGCGAGCTTGCTGACCAGCCAAGAACAAGAGATGCCGCTGGTACAGATCGCTCAAATCTTCCAAAAGAGTGGACTTGTCCTGGTTTCCAAGAAGGCTACTGGCATCAGTACACCTGCTGACCTGAAAGGCAAAAAAGTCGGCAACTGGATGGGCGGCAATGAGTTTGAAATTCTGGCTCTCTTTGATAAATACAAGCTGGATTCCAATAAAGATATCAAGTTTACAAAACAAGGCTTCACGATGGACCAGTTCCTGGGTGGCGACATTGATGTAGCTTCGGCAATGACCTATAACGAATATCAGATCGTACTTGAGTCTGGCATCAAGGCTGAAGACCTGAATGTCATTGATATGAATGACGAAGGTGTCGCTATGTTGGAGGATAATCTGTTCGCCAATAAGGAATGGCTTGCTGCCAACAAAGAGACGGCTGCGAAGTTTGTCCGTGCATCCCTGAAAGGCTGGAAAGATGCCATCGCCGATCCGGCAGCGGCTGTGGACAGTGTAATGAAGCTAGCTGAAGCAGGTAGCACGACGAAAGAGCATCAGTTGACCATGATGAATGAAGTCGCTAAGTTGATTTTGCCAGAAGGCTTTGACAGTGCCAAGATGGGCTATACCGATGCTGCTGCATTTAAGCAGACTGCAGACATTGCTCTCCAGTTTGGTGTAATTAAAAAGGCTTCGAATGTGGATGAAGCCTATACGAATGAAATTGTAGAGATGGCGGCTAAATAA
- a CDS encoding CoA-acylating methylmalonate-semialdehyde dehydrogenase, whose translation MSLLVTQTERVKNFVNGVWVESSSGRDEEVFNPATGEVIAYVPISSREELDAAVEVAALAYQSWKRIAVPRRARYFFQYQQLLVQHWNELAALITLENGKSLEEAQGEVLRGIECVEFAAGIPTLMMGSQLPDIATGVESGMYRYPLGVIGGIAPFNFPMMVPCWMFPLAIACGNTFVLKPSERTPLLVNRLAELFAEAGFPPGVLNVVHGAHDVVNGMLENEDVKAISFVGSQPVAEYVYKHGTSQGKRVQALAGAKNHSIVLPDADLENAVKNIISAAFGSAGERCMACSVVVVHEDIADELVVRLKSAADELKIGNGMDKGVFLGPVIRQSNKERTLSYIETGEREDALLVRDGREDEAVAGAGYFIGPTIFDHVQPGMTIWRDEIFAPVLAVIRVKDLGEAIAVTNQSPFANGACIYTDSAKAIREFREEIDAGMLGVNLGVPAPMAFFPFSGYKKSFYGDLHANGRDGVEFYTRKKMITARY comes from the coding sequence ATGTCCCTATTGGTGACGCAGACCGAAAGGGTTAAGAATTTCGTGAATGGAGTCTGGGTAGAATCTTCGTCTGGACGGGATGAGGAAGTGTTTAATCCGGCAACTGGTGAAGTTATTGCTTATGTACCCATCTCCAGTCGGGAAGAGCTGGATGCCGCGGTAGAAGTTGCTGCACTGGCTTATCAGTCGTGGAAAAGAATAGCCGTACCCCGGCGCGCGCGTTATTTCTTCCAGTATCAGCAGCTGTTGGTGCAGCACTGGAACGAGCTGGCAGCGCTGATTACGCTGGAGAATGGCAAAAGCTTGGAAGAAGCGCAGGGCGAGGTGCTGCGCGGTATTGAATGTGTTGAATTTGCCGCAGGTATTCCTACTCTGATGATGGGTAGCCAACTGCCGGACATTGCCACCGGAGTTGAATCCGGGATGTACCGCTACCCCTTGGGTGTGATTGGTGGGATTGCGCCGTTTAATTTCCCAATGATGGTGCCGTGCTGGATGTTTCCACTGGCCATTGCCTGCGGAAATACCTTTGTGCTGAAGCCTTCAGAACGTACACCGCTCTTGGTAAATCGGCTGGCAGAACTATTCGCGGAGGCAGGTTTTCCGCCTGGTGTCCTGAATGTGGTCCACGGGGCGCATGATGTTGTGAATGGAATGCTGGAGAATGAGGATGTGAAGGCCATCTCCTTTGTGGGCTCACAACCGGTTGCGGAGTATGTATATAAGCATGGAACATCGCAGGGTAAACGTGTTCAAGCGTTAGCTGGAGCCAAGAATCATTCTATTGTACTTCCCGATGCTGATCTCGAGAATGCGGTGAAAAATATTATTTCCGCCGCTTTCGGCTCTGCAGGTGAACGTTGTATGGCTTGTTCGGTGGTTGTTGTGCATGAGGATATCGCTGACGAGCTAGTGGTTCGTCTGAAGTCTGCTGCAGATGAACTCAAGATTGGCAATGGCATGGATAAAGGCGTGTTTCTGGGGCCGGTGATCCGCCAGTCCAATAAGGAACGCACACTCTCTTACATTGAGACAGGCGAACGTGAGGACGCTCTGCTGGTAAGAGATGGAAGGGAAGATGAAGCGGTAGCTGGGGCAGGGTATTTTATCGGGCCTACAATCTTCGATCATGTACAACCGGGGATGACGATTTGGCGTGATGAGATCTTCGCACCGGTGCTGGCGGTGATTCGTGTCAAGGATCTGGGTGAAGCGATTGCGGTAACGAATCAATCGCCATTCGCGAACGGAGCCTGTATCTATACAGATAGTGCCAAGGCGATCCGGGAGTTCCGCGAGGAGATCGACGCGGGGATGCTGGGTGTGAATCTGGGTGTTCCTGCACCTATGGCCTTTTTTCCCTTCTCGGGCTACAAGAAATCGTTCTATGGTGATCTGCATGCTAATGGTCGCGATGGTGTTGAATTTTATACCCGCAAAAAGATGATTACTGCCCGTTACTAG
- a CDS encoding aspartate aminotransferase family protein, which translates to MLNLGTDSELAIKKDQQYLWHNITPYSETNPPMIATSASGSWVTDINGDKFLDGMSGLWCVNVGYGRKELAEAAYNQLLTLPYFPLTQSHLPAIALAEKLNEWLGDDYVIFFSNSGSEANEAAFKMARQYQQQIGQHYRHKFIARYRGYHGSTLGSLSATGQAQRKYKYEPLAGGFLHVAPPDSYRRPAGMTVEEFNLQCAQSIEDTIVWEGVETVAAVIMEPVITGGGVIVPHQIYLDRVQEICTKHGVLLIIDEVICGFGRSGRNFGHHNYNVKPDIVTMAKGLTSAYLPLSATAVRKDIYEAFKDNSDDYGHFRHVNTFGGNPAACALALRNLEILEQENLVERADILGERIYSEFSELLGHKLVGDIRRFGLVIGIELVEDKVSKKPADLGTVKGIIAECKSKGLIIGKNGDTVAGFNNVLTFAPPLSSTDEDVQFIVDTFKSVLNGSWAK; encoded by the coding sequence GTGCTCAACCTGGGGACGGATAGCGAACTTGCCATTAAGAAGGATCAGCAATATTTATGGCACAATATTACACCTTACAGTGAAACCAATCCGCCGATGATTGCCACTTCGGCAAGCGGCTCGTGGGTGACAGATATTAATGGTGATAAATTTCTGGATGGCATGTCCGGATTATGGTGTGTGAATGTCGGTTATGGCCGTAAGGAACTGGCGGAAGCGGCTTATAATCAGTTGCTGACCTTGCCATATTTCCCGCTGACGCAGAGTCACTTGCCTGCGATTGCACTGGCGGAGAAGCTGAATGAGTGGCTGGGAGACGACTATGTAATCTTCTTCTCCAACAGTGGCTCGGAAGCGAATGAAGCAGCTTTTAAAATGGCGCGCCAATATCAGCAGCAGATCGGCCAGCATTACCGGCACAAGTTCATTGCCCGCTACCGCGGCTATCACGGCAGTACGCTCGGTTCCCTCTCGGCAACAGGCCAGGCTCAGCGTAAATATAAATACGAACCACTCGCTGGCGGTTTTCTGCATGTTGCTCCACCAGACAGCTACCGCCGTCCGGCAGGCATGACTGTTGAGGAATTCAATCTCCAATGTGCGCAGTCGATAGAGGATACAATTGTCTGGGAGGGCGTAGAAACGGTGGCGGCAGTGATTATGGAACCTGTGATTACGGGCGGTGGTGTGATCGTCCCTCATCAGATTTATCTGGATCGGGTCCAAGAAATCTGTACCAAACATGGTGTGCTGCTCATTATTGATGAAGTGATCTGCGGGTTCGGGCGCTCCGGGCGCAACTTCGGACACCATAATTACAATGTGAAGCCTGATATTGTGACCATGGCTAAAGGACTGACCAGCGCCTACCTTCCATTGTCTGCAACTGCAGTCCGCAAGGATATTTATGAGGCTTTTAAGGATAACAGTGATGACTATGGGCACTTCCGTCATGTGAATACGTTCGGGGGCAATCCGGCGGCATGTGCACTTGCTCTGCGCAACCTCGAAATTCTTGAGCAGGAGAATCTGGTGGAACGTGCGGATATCCTCGGCGAAAGAATATATAGTGAATTCTCCGAGCTGCTCGGTCACAAGCTTGTTGGCGATATTCGCCGCTTCGGGCTGGTGATTGGCATCGAGCTGGTTGAAGATAAAGTGAGCAAGAAGCCTGCTGATCTGGGCACAGTTAAAGGGATTATTGCCGAGTGCAAATCGAAGGGGCTTATTATCGGCAAGAATGGAGATACAGTAGCGGGCTTCAATAATGTACTTACCTTCGCTCCGCCGCTATCCTCCACCGATGAAGATGTGCAGTTTATCGTAGATACCTTTAAATCTGTGCTGAACGGGAGCTGGGCAAAGTGA
- a CDS encoding PucR family transcriptional regulator ligand-binding domain-containing protein has translation MDWELVFTIRDALKRPLFAESEVIGGKSGLNRAIRWVHVLESASFESLIHGEEMILTTGIGVSMDLPSSLAFMQNLIDKNAACLCIELGVYFNIVPQEMIDLANSHDFPLIIFPRTVRFVDITLDLHSLIINRHHRMLQELESISREFHRLTLTSQGTLKVLQLLCKSTRTQIVYMQLQGKPLFFPAISPEEQGPLLNFFASFSEEMEGAQPDAAPHFREYGNKTIAVKPVGALDQTWAYILMVCNHKPQEFDCMLLDSASLSIAQELLRTRYMEERKLFSENLWVDELINGRIEDDNRLKSLIGPDFNVVNELPYRVCLIEIENPRDVKWNSSENDWESITFHLSLILRSIFEKYSLRPLITLKNNRLTVIALDIQSKLPGKLRLQQALDALQHIRSDEKLKDLQLIIGVSKSQRGLKHAYAGYQEAVQALSLYSCYQKSLLFYEELGVFQLLLNLNDGKTLENFIRSYLGPLIDHDQSKGSELMLTLRVYLDHDGSKQIAARNLFIVRQSLYYRLDKITELLGEDFMLPENRISIQVALRAYQFLYPEKFTLPSSRSAQI, from the coding sequence ATGGATTGGGAGCTAGTATTTACAATTCGCGATGCACTGAAGAGACCACTGTTTGCGGAATCGGAAGTCATCGGAGGAAAAAGCGGTCTAAACCGGGCCATTCGTTGGGTGCATGTGCTAGAGAGCGCAAGCTTCGAAAGTCTGATCCACGGGGAAGAGATGATCTTAACTACCGGGATCGGTGTAAGCATGGATCTGCCTTCTTCTTTGGCGTTCATGCAGAATCTGATCGATAAGAATGCTGCCTGCCTATGCATTGAGCTAGGTGTATATTTCAATATTGTCCCGCAAGAAATGATCGATCTGGCTAACAGTCACGATTTCCCGTTGATTATCTTCCCGCGTACCGTACGTTTTGTGGATATCACACTCGACCTGCACTCCCTTATCATCAACCGCCATCACCGGATGCTGCAGGAGCTAGAGAGCATCTCCCGCGAATTCCACCGTCTAACACTGACCTCACAAGGAACACTGAAGGTGCTGCAATTATTGTGCAAAAGCACCCGCACGCAGATTGTCTACATGCAGCTGCAAGGCAAACCGCTGTTCTTTCCAGCTATCTCGCCCGAGGAGCAAGGGCCACTGCTGAATTTCTTCGCTTCCTTCAGTGAAGAGATGGAAGGTGCTCAACCCGATGCCGCTCCTCACTTCCGTGAATACGGGAATAAGACGATCGCCGTGAAGCCTGTAGGCGCCTTGGATCAGACCTGGGCCTATATCCTGATGGTCTGTAATCACAAGCCACAGGAGTTCGACTGCATGCTGCTCGATTCAGCTTCCCTGTCTATTGCCCAGGAACTGCTGCGCACACGATATATGGAAGAGCGCAAGCTCTTTTCCGAGAATCTGTGGGTGGATGAGCTGATCAATGGCCGAATTGAAGATGACAACCGTCTCAAAAGCCTGATCGGCCCCGACTTCAATGTTGTAAATGAGTTGCCTTACCGTGTCTGCCTTATAGAGATTGAGAACCCTCGTGACGTCAAATGGAACAGCTCAGAAAACGATTGGGAGTCCATTACCTTTCACCTGTCGCTCATTCTGCGTTCCATCTTCGAGAAATATTCCCTACGTCCGCTGATCACGTTGAAAAACAACCGTTTAACCGTCATCGCATTGGATATCCAGTCCAAGCTACCTGGCAAACTCCGCTTGCAGCAGGCTTTGGATGCCTTGCAGCATATTCGTTCTGATGAGAAACTGAAGGACCTGCAGCTCATCATCGGAGTCAGCAAGTCCCAGCGGGGTCTGAAGCACGCTTATGCCGGTTATCAGGAGGCCGTTCAAGCGTTATCCCTCTACTCTTGTTACCAGAAATCCTTGCTATTCTACGAAGAGCTTGGTGTCTTTCAATTGCTCTTGAACCTGAATGACGGAAAAACTCTGGAGAACTTCATCCGCAGCTACCTCGGTCCACTGATCGATCACGATCAGTCCAAAGGCAGTGAGCTAATGCTCACCCTGCGCGTCTATCTGGACCATGACGGCTCCAAGCAGATTGCTGCCCGAAACCTGTTCATTGTCAGACAATCGCTCTATTATCGCTTGGACAAAATTACCGAACTGCTAGGCGAAGACTTCATGCTGCCCGAGAACCGCATCTCCATCCAGGTCGCACTCCGCGCTTACCAGTTCCTGTACCCTGAGAAATTCACTTTGCCCAGCTCCCGTTCAGCACAGATTTAA
- a CDS encoding NAD(P)-dependent oxidoreductase, with amino-acid sequence MDHTSPLTTFTPDMFMRNFAEAEPGLTRKGAIEESNRCLYCYDAPCIKACPTSINIPSFIKRIATDNMKGSAQTIMDSNPVGASCARVCPTDELCEGACVLNDASAPIQIGLLQRYATDWAINSGVQLFKAGVPNGKKVAIIGGGPAGLSAARELAREGFGVVIYEAKSLAGGLDTHGIVSFRLPQSISLWEVEQVEKLGVEIRTGVKVGIDITVEELKSNYDAIVLAAGMGYVPPIGIEGEKLAGVYDAIELVESTKTGIPTLELMGQRVAVIGAGNTAIDAATCSVRLGASNVKMVYRRTREEMTAYDFEYEFAKQDGVEFSWLTLPKRIVGDELGHVTGLECVQMKLTGETGKDGRLVPMPVEGSEFIMPLEAVVVAIGQKRRTDLIDALGLTHNWGIVDIDEATYRTSDPQIYAAGDIVFGSGKGEAMVVSAAQQGKEAAYAIVKQYLGQQDSVVGSAV; translated from the coding sequence ATGGATCACACTTCTCCATTAACAACATTTACACCAGATATGTTCATGCGTAACTTTGCCGAGGCTGAGCCAGGCTTGACCCGCAAAGGTGCAATCGAAGAGTCTAATCGATGTTTGTATTGTTATGATGCTCCTTGCATTAAGGCTTGCCCGACTAGCATTAATATTCCTTCCTTTATTAAACGGATTGCCACCGATAATATGAAGGGTTCGGCCCAAACCATTATGGATTCCAATCCCGTAGGTGCGAGCTGTGCACGTGTCTGTCCTACAGATGAATTATGCGAAGGAGCATGTGTACTGAATGATGCTTCGGCACCGATCCAAATTGGATTGCTGCAGCGGTATGCGACCGATTGGGCGATCAATAGTGGTGTGCAATTATTTAAAGCGGGTGTGCCTAATGGTAAGAAAGTGGCCATTATAGGTGGCGGTCCAGCCGGACTGTCCGCAGCAAGAGAGCTGGCGCGTGAAGGCTTTGGAGTGGTGATCTATGAAGCGAAATCGCTGGCTGGAGGTCTCGATACGCATGGTATTGTGTCGTTCCGACTGCCACAGTCGATCTCACTCTGGGAAGTAGAGCAGGTAGAGAAGCTGGGCGTTGAGATACGCACAGGTGTGAAGGTTGGTATTGATATTACTGTAGAAGAGCTAAAGTCTAACTATGATGCCATTGTACTGGCGGCTGGTATGGGTTATGTTCCTCCGATCGGTATCGAGGGCGAGAAGCTGGCAGGCGTGTACGACGCAATTGAGCTGGTAGAGTCCACTAAGACAGGTATTCCAACCCTGGAGCTTATGGGTCAGCGGGTGGCTGTCATCGGTGCAGGCAACACGGCCATTGATGCGGCTACCTGTTCTGTAAGGCTGGGAGCTTCTAATGTGAAGATGGTTTATCGCCGGACCCGCGAAGAGATGACGGCTTATGACTTTGAATATGAATTCGCTAAACAGGATGGTGTGGAATTTAGCTGGCTTACCTTGCCTAAGCGTATCGTTGGCGACGAGCTGGGCCATGTGACCGGACTGGAATGCGTACAGATGAAGCTGACAGGAGAGACCGGGAAGGACGGCAGACTTGTGCCGATGCCGGTAGAGGGTTCCGAGTTCATCATGCCTCTAGAGGCAGTAGTAGTGGCTATTGGACAAAAGCGGCGCACCGATCTGATCGATGCTCTCGGCCTTACGCATAACTGGGGTATCGTGGATATTGACGAAGCCACCTATAGAACCTCCGACCCGCAGATCTATGCTGCCGGCGATATTGTCTTTGGCTCCGGCAAAGGTGAAGCGATGGTAGTATCCGCAGCCCAGCAGGGCAAGGAAGCCGCTTATGCGATCGTTAAGCAATACTTGGGGCAGCAGGATAGCGTTGTTGGATCAGCAGTCTAG